In Ooceraea biroi isolate clonal line C1 chromosome 13, Obir_v5.4, whole genome shotgun sequence, a genomic segment contains:
- the LOC105285107 gene encoding uncharacterized protein LOC105285107, which yields MRSTSLESFLLLFTLKLFVAVGNAYPITDLELEDLSEENNMSKSASISVNDASIESHTCVYVPPDLDLCNFINYPKSSENLWEVERKLSGKRVRKLLKSNKMYLPHSSMNVPGTEKFLKQKPEKTIIYKIQRCMPPRLPFVLPWCTDEDLSDKQNEIRRLYPFVINGSSEATYEFPFYDLPRQILTVSKSA from the exons ATGAGGAGCACTTCGCTGGAGTCGTTTCTGCTTCTTTTTACCTTAAAGTTGTTCGTCGCCGTGGGGAACGCGTACCCCATCACCGACCTGGAGCTGGAGGATCTTTCAGAGGAGAACAACATGTCAAAATCCGCGAGCATCTCCGTGAACGACGCGTCGATCGAGTCGCACACGTGCGTTTACGTACCACCAGATTTGGATTTGTGTAACTTCATCAA TTATCCAAAGTCCAGCGAAAATCTTTGGGAGGTGGAACGCAAGCTGTCGGGGAAGAGGGTGCGCAAGCTACTGAAGAGCAACAAGATGTACTTGCCACATTCATCGATGAACGTCCCGGGGACAGAGAAATTCCTGAAGCAGAAGCCCGAGAagactataatatataagatacAAAGATGCATGCCCCCGAG GTTGCCGTTCGTACTACCTTGGTGCACGGATGAAGACCTCTCCGATAAGCAGAACGAGATTCGACGGCTCTATCCATTCGTCATAAATGGTTCCTCCGAGGCGACATACGAGTTTCCCTTCTACGATCTTCCGAGACAAATCCTAACAGTATCGAAATCTGCATGA